The Cohnella abietis genome has a segment encoding these proteins:
- a CDS encoding Gfo/Idh/MocA family protein, producing the protein MTQLKVGMIGAGSISDAHLDAYSKNKEVTLYAIFDYNRQRAEEKAAKYKISHVYSDLGEFLADPDVEAVSICTWNNSHADISIAALDAGKHVLCEKPLSQTLDQALKVEEAVHRSGKMLQVGFVRRYASNTEILRKFIDNGELGSIYYAKASYLRRLGNPGGWFADKERSGGGPLIDLGVHVIDLCWYLMGKPKVKSVSGNTYRKLGNRSNIQNLSFYKAADYDPSKNDVEDMANALIRFENGASLMVDASFTLHGNDETSVKLYGDKGGAEIEPAFAIITEKHNTILNIAPQVDNSSFDFEQSFQNEINHFVSSCLGRTETLSPVQDGVEIMKILSAIYESSEKGIEITFN; encoded by the coding sequence ATGACTCAATTAAAGGTAGGAATGATTGGAGCGGGCTCAATCTCGGATGCTCACTTAGATGCTTATTCCAAAAATAAAGAAGTCACACTCTATGCGATCTTCGATTATAACCGACAACGCGCGGAAGAGAAGGCTGCCAAATATAAGATTTCCCATGTTTATTCCGATTTGGGTGAGTTTCTAGCTGATCCAGATGTAGAGGCCGTTAGCATATGTACTTGGAACAACTCTCATGCTGATATTAGCATAGCTGCCTTGGATGCAGGTAAGCATGTGCTATGTGAAAAGCCGTTAAGCCAAACGTTAGATCAGGCTTTAAAGGTGGAAGAAGCTGTTCATCGCAGCGGGAAAATGCTCCAGGTTGGATTTGTCCGACGGTACGCATCGAATACGGAAATCCTTCGAAAGTTTATCGATAATGGTGAACTCGGAAGCATTTATTATGCAAAGGCGTCGTATTTGCGCCGTTTAGGTAACCCAGGAGGATGGTTTGCGGACAAAGAAAGATCCGGTGGAGGTCCACTCATTGATCTGGGTGTTCATGTCATTGATTTATGCTGGTATTTAATGGGTAAGCCAAAGGTTAAATCGGTTTCCGGCAACACTTATCGTAAGCTGGGGAATCGCTCCAATATTCAAAACTTATCTTTCTATAAAGCCGCCGATTACGATCCATCTAAGAATGACGTTGAGGATATGGCCAATGCGCTCATCCGATTCGAGAACGGGGCTTCTCTTATGGTGGATGCCAGCTTTACGCTTCATGGAAATGACGAAACATCTGTTAAGCTGTACGGCGACAAGGGCGGCGCGGAAATCGAGCCGGCATTCGCTATCATTACGGAAAAGCACAATACGATTCTGAACATCGCTCCACAGGTCGACAACTCTTCATTCGATTTCGAGCAAAGCTTCCAGAATGAGATCAATCATTTTGTCAGCAGCTGTTTGGGCAGAACGGAAACCTTGAGTCCGGTGCAGGATGGCGTGGAAATTATGAAAATACTAAGTGCAATCTACGAATCCAGCGAAAAAGGAATCGAGATCACCTTTAACTAA
- a CDS encoding cache domain-containing sensor histidine kinase — MRHWLARSLKRKLSFLLLTSILVPLLSLGFFVYETAAMLTEEKSKQTGMNLLRQIDTNLEFVLQDVEGMSVFLIGQKDIQSYLDKDGIYGNKQTEIIGFLTNLLFSKEYISDITIYPQNGLSLLSTSTILHSGYYDKNGQNRHQFPAKSTKAWTSLYENKTTLGLKKVISFIRPIRDTNTFQEKGTLMISIDEEAISKYLKRSNIESSGFVVLLDNENRVISGSQRTWLNRYITEFYPGIEFNDGESGFGNYGAGTDKQTVLYYTVPKVGWKLVGFIPFREYTAQNRYVLLVTAAAVGVAIVLIAALILFFVQRVTRPLLSLTNYLRQVNPDEPFPTYTVTSYDEVGQLMHSYNKLSDRIERLTEQVKINESRKKEVDILALQSQINPHFLYNTLSSIHWMSLMNKDQKTAEMVSSLGDFLRFSLNQGLDYTPVKQEVDHARNYVRIQSIRYPDKFDVHFLIDPAMLDHKMLKLLLQPLIENALIHGLQKQEGKGKMYVHAGIQGDRLIFAVQDEGIGMDQDTLRKIEAGLNDTVEPHSGERGSYGLSNVHQRLLLHYDSESGLHIQSIAGKGTKVTFSIPIREEHS, encoded by the coding sequence GTGAGGCATTGGTTAGCGCGGTCATTAAAAAGAAAACTTTCCTTCCTGCTGCTTACTTCAATTCTGGTGCCGTTATTATCACTAGGATTTTTTGTTTATGAGACTGCCGCAATGCTTACGGAGGAAAAATCCAAGCAGACCGGGATGAACCTGTTACGGCAGATTGATACCAATTTAGAATTTGTTTTGCAAGATGTCGAGGGGATGTCGGTATTTCTCATCGGGCAAAAAGATATTCAATCGTATTTGGACAAAGATGGGATTTACGGAAACAAACAGACGGAGATTATCGGATTCCTAACTAACCTACTTTTTTCTAAAGAGTATATATCGGACATTACGATTTACCCGCAGAATGGATTATCGTTGTTATCGACCTCGACCATTTTACATTCAGGCTACTATGACAAAAATGGGCAGAATCGGCATCAGTTTCCCGCGAAGAGCACGAAAGCATGGACGTCCCTATACGAGAACAAAACAACATTGGGTCTCAAAAAGGTCATTTCCTTCATTAGACCGATTCGTGATACTAACACGTTCCAGGAAAAGGGGACGTTAATGATTTCTATCGATGAGGAGGCCATCTCCAAGTACCTGAAACGCTCCAACATTGAGAGCAGCGGGTTCGTGGTGTTGCTTGATAACGAGAACCGAGTCATCTCTGGAAGCCAGCGAACATGGCTAAATCGTTACATTACGGAATTCTATCCGGGCATTGAATTTAACGATGGGGAAAGCGGCTTTGGAAATTATGGGGCCGGAACAGATAAGCAAACGGTCCTCTACTACACAGTACCGAAGGTCGGCTGGAAGCTCGTCGGATTCATTCCTTTTCGCGAATATACTGCACAGAACCGCTATGTGCTATTAGTTACGGCCGCTGCTGTCGGTGTTGCGATTGTGCTAATCGCTGCACTAATTCTTTTCTTCGTGCAGCGTGTGACGCGTCCATTGCTATCCTTAACGAATTACTTACGGCAAGTGAACCCGGACGAGCCTTTTCCAACCTATACCGTGACATCGTACGATGAGGTCGGACAATTGATGCACAGCTACAATAAGTTGAGTGATCGGATTGAACGACTAACCGAGCAGGTAAAAATCAATGAGTCGCGGAAAAAAGAAGTGGATATTCTGGCGCTTCAGTCGCAAATAAATCCTCATTTTCTATATAACACTTTATCCTCGATCCATTGGATGTCCCTAATGAACAAGGACCAGAAGACAGCGGAGATGGTCAGCTCACTAGGTGATTTTCTACGATTCAGCTTGAATCAAGGACTGGACTATACTCCGGTGAAGCAGGAGGTCGATCATGCTCGTAATTATGTCCGCATTCAGTCGATTCGTTACCCGGATAAGTTCGATGTCCATTTTCTCATCGATCCCGCCATGCTAGATCATAAGATGCTCAAGCTCCTGCTCCAGCCACTTATCGAGAATGCGTTGATCCATGGTCTTCAGAAGCAAGAGGGGAAAGGCAAAATGTATGTTCATGCCGGTATTCAAGGAGATCGGTTGATCTTTGCCGTTCAGGATGAGGGCATTGGAATGGATCAGGACACTTTGAGGAAAATTGAGGCTGGTTTGAATGATACGGTAGAACCCCATTCTGGGGAACGTGGAAGCTATGGGTTGAGTAACGTTCATCAGCGGCTGCTTCTGCATTATGACAGCGAATCCGGTTTACACATTCAGAGCATTGCTGGGAAGGGAACGAAGGTAACCTTCTCCATTCCGATCAGGGAGGAACATTCATGA
- a CDS encoding response regulator transcription factor: MKVMIVDDEVIIRTGLSTVIDWQEQGFTLLEPAASAEEAWARIPLEKPDIIITDIQMTGMNGLELASKVYEHYSGTEIIILTGYDDFHYAQQAVREGVSDYLLKISGPEEIMKAVMYAKQRKLKKLETTQQDQILKIAYRNRMFERLVMEGIENEQMLAALKQVFPSLFPAAGTQSLQVLILVSSGWERRAGNDGLLHFATDNMLKELIQCETLIRQDHILAIVRHEADYADTYKLESTLAVIRNKLKCSVFTAVGSLVKSALEIKSSFTEAGVAFSYRTLIGKNTTIFYDEIKSRRGGRNVCSQEEESALTSILKSGNPNDLRHWCHRIVKEQAQDGQATPDSLYAFTNSIVVAAHRWLERVLASPVNAPIRLEILFSNMTVGHAEPEEVLFGSLNHLLDVYTLSNSKTKGSYVRHAIAFIKEHLDKNITLQQVAKSVHVNPNHLSEVFKRETGLNYLEFVTRQRMERAEEILNESNAKISEVANRVGYEDIKYFSRLFKKHTGRTPSEYRNKD; encoded by the coding sequence ATGAAGGTAATGATCGTAGACGATGAGGTTATTATTCGCACGGGTCTCAGTACAGTTATCGACTGGCAAGAGCAAGGGTTTACGTTGCTGGAACCAGCCGCTTCCGCTGAGGAGGCATGGGCAAGAATTCCATTGGAAAAGCCTGATATTATCATTACAGACATCCAAATGACGGGTATGAATGGACTTGAATTGGCGAGCAAGGTATATGAGCATTATTCGGGTACAGAAATTATCATTCTTACGGGTTACGATGATTTTCATTATGCGCAGCAGGCTGTTCGTGAAGGTGTGAGCGATTATTTACTTAAAATCAGCGGTCCCGAGGAAATTATGAAAGCAGTTATGTATGCGAAGCAGAGGAAGCTGAAGAAGCTTGAAACGACGCAGCAGGATCAAATTCTAAAAATCGCCTACCGCAACCGCATGTTCGAAAGGCTTGTTATGGAAGGCATAGAGAACGAGCAGATGTTAGCCGCACTAAAGCAAGTGTTTCCGAGCTTGTTCCCGGCTGCTGGAACACAATCGCTTCAAGTTTTAATCTTAGTTTCAAGTGGATGGGAACGGCGAGCGGGAAACGATGGTCTGTTACATTTTGCTACGGATAATATGCTCAAAGAGTTAATTCAATGTGAAACGTTAATTCGTCAGGATCATATTCTCGCCATAGTCAGGCATGAGGCTGATTATGCGGATACTTATAAGCTGGAATCCACCTTGGCCGTTATTCGGAATAAGCTGAAATGCTCTGTATTCACGGCAGTGGGCTCATTGGTGAAATCTGCTCTTGAAATAAAGTCTTCGTTCACAGAAGCTGGAGTGGCATTCTCTTACAGAACCTTGATTGGGAAAAATACGACTATTTTTTACGATGAGATTAAAAGTCGTAGAGGAGGAAGAAACGTCTGCTCGCAAGAAGAGGAGTCGGCTTTGACTTCCATTCTAAAGAGTGGCAATCCCAATGATCTAAGGCACTGGTGTCATCGCATAGTGAAAGAGCAAGCACAGGACGGCCAAGCTACTCCCGACTCGCTGTACGCCTTTACAAACTCGATTGTCGTTGCAGCCCATCGATGGCTGGAACGTGTGCTTGCTTCCCCGGTGAATGCTCCCATTCGATTAGAAATTCTTTTTTCTAATATGACGGTTGGACATGCGGAGCCCGAAGAAGTTTTGTTCGGGAGCTTGAATCATCTTCTGGATGTGTACACGCTGTCGAACTCTAAAACGAAAGGCTCTTATGTAAGGCACGCGATTGCGTTTATTAAAGAGCATCTGGACAAGAACATCACGTTACAGCAAGTGGCTAAGTCTGTTCACGTGAATCCGAATCACCTTAGCGAAGTATTCAAGCGGGAAACGGGACTGAATTATTTGGAATTCGTAACGCGCCAGAGAATGGAGCGAGCGGAGGAAATATTAAACGAATCCAATGCGAAGATTAGTGAGGTAGCCAATCGAGTGGGGTACGAGGATATTAAATATTTTAGCCGCTTATTCAAGAAACATACAGGTAGAACTCCTTCGGAATATCGCAATAAAGACTGA
- a CDS encoding carbohydrate ABC transporter permease produces the protein MNVAANGLSTTSPKGKSFIVKSKNGIVTAVLAVYAVVTLYPLIWLMLSAFKTNADFAHPFAIPKVWHWENLQKAWTVSHMGTAMVNSIIVTTVALALTLVLGALAAYVLSRFQFKFKVLIMGFFLLGMLIPIHSTLVPLFILMNKIHMLNTYPALILPYVAFQLPIAIFIATAYMSTFPKDIEEAAFVDGMGYWGIFWKIILPLASPALATVAILSVLRFWNEFSFALVFISKASLKTVPLSLSVFANGYGTDYKLTMAAMAISVIPTIAVYLLFSEKIMKGMTAGAVKG, from the coding sequence ATGAATGTTGCGGCGAATGGTCTATCGACAACCTCTCCTAAAGGAAAATCCTTTATAGTGAAATCTAAGAACGGCATTGTAACAGCTGTATTAGCCGTCTATGCCGTAGTTACTTTATATCCGCTTATCTGGCTTATGCTTAGCGCCTTTAAGACGAATGCTGATTTTGCGCATCCGTTTGCTATACCGAAGGTGTGGCATTGGGAAAATCTGCAAAAGGCTTGGACGGTCTCTCATATGGGGACGGCAATGGTGAATTCCATTATCGTGACAACGGTAGCCTTGGCGCTCACCCTCGTTCTAGGTGCATTAGCAGCTTATGTGTTATCCCGGTTCCAATTCAAATTCAAGGTTCTGATCATGGGCTTCTTTTTGCTGGGTATGCTCATACCGATTCACAGCACGCTGGTTCCTTTGTTTATTCTCATGAATAAAATTCACATGCTGAACACGTATCCGGCGTTGATTTTACCTTATGTTGCTTTCCAACTACCGATTGCTATCTTTATCGCGACGGCTTATATGAGTACCTTTCCGAAGGACATTGAGGAAGCGGCCTTCGTCGATGGGATGGGTTACTGGGGGATTTTCTGGAAAATCATATTGCCATTGGCCTCTCCGGCACTAGCGACAGTTGCGATCCTATCTGTGCTTCGCTTCTGGAATGAATTCTCCTTTGCGCTTGTCTTCATTAGTAAGGCTTCGTTGAAGACAGTTCCGCTTAGCCTATCCGTGTTCGCGAACGGGTATGGCACGGATTATAAGCTGACCATGGCCGCTATGGCGATATCCGTCATTCCTACCATTGCGGTATATCTTTTATTTTCAGAGAAAATTATGAAGGGCATGACGGCTGGAGCGGTCAAAGGCTGA
- a CDS encoding helix-turn-helix transcriptional regulator gives MESIQQEMVFLQSLVKGIAAQFGENCEVVLHDLTRPYESTIVAIENGHVTGRKPGDPGTNLGLELLKGTVKDGNRFNYMTQTKDGRVLRSTSLYIHDASGTPIGSLCMNFDITDLKMAEQSLQSLISFGTEDDVKETFVSNVNDLLDTLIQQIQETIGKPVALMSKEDKLKFISLLDEKGAFLIKKSGEKVCAYLNISKFSLYSYMDELKSVDQGGEA, from the coding sequence ATGGAGTCAATCCAGCAAGAGATGGTTTTTCTGCAATCTCTCGTGAAGGGCATTGCCGCTCAGTTCGGAGAAAACTGTGAGGTTGTGCTTCATGATTTGACACGTCCTTACGAGAGTACAATCGTGGCTATCGAGAACGGACACGTTACGGGCCGAAAGCCTGGTGATCCAGGAACTAACCTCGGACTCGAGCTGCTCAAGGGAACCGTCAAGGATGGAAACCGCTTCAACTACATGACCCAGACGAAGGATGGCAGGGTTCTCCGGTCCACGTCACTATACATTCATGATGCAAGCGGCACTCCTATTGGTTCTCTGTGCATGAATTTTGACATTACCGATCTGAAGATGGCAGAGCAATCCTTGCAATCCTTAATCAGCTTTGGGACCGAAGATGACGTGAAGGAAACGTTCGTCAGCAATGTTAACGATTTGCTAGATACCTTAATCCAGCAAATACAAGAAACCATCGGCAAACCCGTTGCTTTAATGTCTAAGGAAGATAAGCTGAAATTCATTTCCCTTCTGGATGAAAAAGGAGCCTTCCTCATAAAAAAATCGGGTGAGAAGGTTTGCGCCTACTTGAACATTTCTAAATTCTCGCTTTACAGCTATATGGACGAGTTGAAAAGCGTTGATCAAGGAGGAGAAGCATGA
- a CDS encoding RidA family protein → MSQIEKRLEQLGIQLPAAPAPKFTYLPCNRTGNLLYLSGQDCRINGVLMYEGKLGQEITIEQGQAAAKQTIINCLAELKNYLGDLDRVVKIVKMLGLVNSAPGFSDQPYVINGASDFLVEVFGENGKHARSAIGTNELPFNTPVEIEIIVEIRD, encoded by the coding sequence ATGTCGCAGATCGAAAAACGCTTAGAACAATTAGGAATACAATTACCCGCAGCCCCAGCTCCTAAGTTTACCTACCTTCCTTGCAACCGCACTGGAAACTTGCTCTATCTATCGGGGCAGGACTGCCGTATTAATGGCGTATTGATGTATGAAGGCAAGCTTGGACAAGAAATCACGATTGAGCAAGGCCAAGCCGCAGCCAAGCAAACCATTATCAATTGCTTAGCCGAACTAAAAAATTACCTAGGCGATTTGGATCGTGTTGTGAAAATCGTCAAAATGCTCGGGCTAGTCAACAGCGCTCCAGGATTTTCTGACCAGCCGTATGTAATAAACGGAGCATCGGACTTCCTCGTTGAGGTATTTGGAGAAAACGGCAAGCATGCCCGTTCAGCTATCGGAACTAATGAATTGCCATTCAACACTCCAGTTGAAATTGAAATTATCGTAGAAATCCGGGATTAA
- a CDS encoding alanine racemase, with the protein MMIETPALLIDVNKMEANISRMATIAHLHHKKLRPHAKTHKSPSVALKQLQAGAVGITVAKVSEAEIMAANGIDDIFIAYPIVTATKIERVLTLASKVNRLIVGVDSIEGAVHLSQMASKANTVIEVRLEIDTGLQRTGVLYKNALELAARIHALNHLNLSGIFTFRGAWMNNAPSLDLRAAGIEEGTLMADLAGQIRAQGIPISDVSVGSTPTAEYAAEVEGVTEIRPGTYVFQDRMQAKLDATTLDQCAGTILATVVSRPSPDYVVIDGGSKTFATDVQPNTQPLNLQGFGHIVGAPDAVLERLSEEHGVIRVNGDQPWKVGDQIQIIPNHICSTVNLHNDVYWVDGERIEKVKVLGRGMLE; encoded by the coding sequence ATGATGATTGAAACACCTGCCTTATTGATCGATGTCAACAAGATGGAAGCCAATATTAGTAGAATGGCCACCATCGCCCACCTCCACCATAAGAAGCTGCGCCCTCATGCCAAAACGCATAAATCACCCTCAGTTGCCCTTAAACAGCTGCAAGCTGGCGCGGTTGGCATTACTGTTGCGAAGGTTTCCGAGGCGGAAATCATGGCTGCCAACGGAATTGATGATATTTTCATTGCTTATCCCATTGTTACAGCAACCAAGATTGAAAGAGTCCTCACTTTGGCAAGCAAGGTTAACCGCCTCATCGTTGGTGTAGACAGCATTGAAGGAGCCGTGCATTTATCTCAAATGGCGTCCAAAGCGAACACGGTTATAGAGGTACGTCTAGAAATTGATACAGGACTGCAAAGAACGGGTGTTCTTTATAAGAATGCCCTTGAACTGGCTGCCCGAATCCATGCGCTTAACCATCTCAATCTTTCAGGAATTTTCACCTTTCGCGGTGCATGGATGAACAACGCTCCCTCCCTAGATTTACGCGCAGCTGGCATTGAAGAGGGAACCTTAATGGCTGATCTAGCTGGACAAATAAGAGCGCAAGGGATACCGATCTCAGATGTTAGCGTAGGTTCAACACCAACAGCCGAATACGCTGCGGAAGTCGAAGGAGTGACGGAAATTCGCCCAGGGACGTATGTGTTCCAAGATCGGATGCAGGCGAAGCTAGATGCTACCACCTTGGATCAGTGCGCAGGCACCATCCTAGCGACCGTAGTAAGCAGACCTTCCCCCGATTACGTTGTTATCGACGGAGGAAGCAAAACGTTCGCAACCGATGTGCAGCCCAATACCCAGCCTCTTAACTTGCAAGGCTTTGGCCATATTGTTGGTGCTCCGGATGCTGTACTGGAGAGATTGTCGGAAGAGCACGGTGTCATTCGAGTAAACGGGGATCAGCCTTGGAAAGTGGGCGATCAAATTCAGATCATTCCCAACCATATTTGCAGTACTGTAAATTTGCATAATGATGTGTATTGGGTCGATGGCGAACGAATTGAGAAAGTAAAAGTGCTTGGCCGAGGAATGCTTGAATAA
- a CDS encoding carbohydrate ABC transporter permease translates to MLSFGARTRGFVVAALLPATLLYLVFVIVPLLWSAYYGFYDWKGMGAAKYIGFDNYLEVFKDPLFWRAFKNNMIIVAASILGQVPIALGLALVLRKATWFRRFVRTAVFMPMVLSSVVVGMIWGYVYHPQIGILNSLLETLGLNSWEREWLSDPSIAMYSLSVPIIWNYIGPFLIMFIAALQNIPEEINEAAKMDGVRPFRKLFTITFPMIWDTFKVIIVLCISGSLKEFDFIYVMTGGGPAHSTELMATYMYNNTFSVYRFGYGSAVSTMIIVLSLALVLVSQILMKKKNP, encoded by the coding sequence GTGCTATCATTTGGGGCTCGTACAAGAGGCTTTGTCGTTGCAGCGCTTCTCCCCGCAACGCTGTTGTATTTGGTTTTCGTCATTGTTCCTCTACTATGGTCTGCGTATTATGGCTTTTATGATTGGAAGGGCATGGGCGCAGCGAAGTATATCGGCTTTGATAATTATTTGGAAGTGTTTAAGGATCCATTGTTTTGGCGTGCTTTCAAGAACAATATGATTATCGTCGCTGCCTCTATCTTAGGTCAGGTACCTATTGCGCTTGGACTGGCACTCGTTCTACGCAAAGCGACTTGGTTTCGAAGATTCGTTCGAACAGCCGTATTTATGCCGATGGTGCTTTCTTCCGTCGTTGTTGGGATGATCTGGGGGTACGTCTATCATCCGCAGATTGGTATTTTGAACTCCCTGCTAGAAACATTAGGTTTGAATTCTTGGGAGAGAGAATGGCTATCGGATCCGTCGATTGCGATGTATTCCTTGTCTGTCCCTATCATATGGAACTATATCGGACCTTTCTTGATTATGTTTATTGCTGCATTACAGAACATTCCTGAAGAAATCAATGAGGCGGCCAAGATGGATGGAGTGCGTCCGTTTCGCAAATTATTCACGATTACCTTCCCGATGATTTGGGATACGTTCAAGGTCATTATCGTGTTATGCATATCCGGAAGCTTGAAGGAATTCGATTTTATCTACGTCATGACAGGCGGAGGCCCTGCGCATTCCACTGAATTGATGGCCACTTACATGTATAACAACACGTTCTCTGTTTATCGTTTCGGTTATGGTAGTGCGGTTTCAACGATGATAATTGTGCTGAGCTTAGCGCTCGTTCTAGTTAGCCAAATTCTGATGAAGAAGAAAAATCCATAA
- a CDS encoding extracellular solute-binding protein, with protein sequence MKKWLASSLMVVMIVMLLAACGGNSEKSSNGNTENGNAKVKLSLWHKFSGDDARAKAMRGIIEQFKQDNPNIDLEVQPIPPDGYATRIKTAAAANELPNIFILPPGTMTKELVNGKLIQPIDDLLSANEEWEKGFLEGSFTDFTVNGGIYSAPLGISPTSFLFYNKSIFDKYSLTVPKTWDELLNAIKIFNDNKITPIALGNKAAWPAQSSMFSSLADRVTGTEWLLNAAAQKDAKFTDPQFVQALTYVQDLGNAGAFQKGFNSIDVTQMEQMFAQGQAAMMIDGSWALPYLAETATKEVLDSMEVTVLPTVPGGEGSAEALAGVVGDGLAVNINASGAVKEAAYKLILALSGPEAQKTTLNASQLVSYNINPDESKVSSLFIKAHQLLKEVKLTPVYDIALTSSAADVVNNGLQEVLLGGKPADIAKKIQDAQARALLNQ encoded by the coding sequence ATGAAAAAATGGTTAGCAAGTAGTCTTATGGTCGTCATGATTGTGATGTTGTTGGCAGCCTGTGGAGGAAACTCAGAAAAATCATCCAATGGAAACACAGAGAACGGCAATGCGAAGGTCAAGCTTTCGTTATGGCACAAATTTTCCGGAGACGACGCCCGCGCCAAAGCCATGCGGGGAATTATCGAGCAATTCAAGCAAGATAATCCGAATATCGACCTAGAGGTTCAACCTATTCCCCCTGATGGTTACGCGACGCGGATTAAAACAGCTGCGGCCGCTAATGAGCTTCCGAACATATTCATTCTTCCTCCAGGTACGATGACGAAAGAGCTAGTTAACGGCAAGCTAATCCAACCGATAGATGACTTGCTGAGTGCGAATGAAGAGTGGGAAAAGGGATTTCTTGAAGGTTCATTTACTGACTTCACGGTCAATGGAGGCATCTACAGCGCTCCACTTGGTATCTCTCCAACCTCATTCCTTTTCTATAATAAATCAATTTTTGATAAATACAGCTTAACGGTGCCTAAAACTTGGGACGAATTATTAAATGCGATAAAGATCTTCAACGACAATAAGATCACTCCTATTGCATTAGGGAACAAAGCAGCATGGCCGGCACAATCCAGCATGTTCAGCTCGCTTGCAGATCGGGTTACAGGTACAGAGTGGTTGTTGAATGCGGCTGCACAAAAGGATGCTAAATTCACGGACCCTCAATTCGTACAAGCTTTGACCTATGTTCAGGATTTAGGCAATGCTGGTGCATTTCAGAAAGGCTTCAATAGCATAGATGTCACGCAAATGGAGCAAATGTTCGCTCAAGGGCAAGCTGCAATGATGATTGACGGAAGCTGGGCGTTGCCGTACTTGGCGGAAACAGCTACCAAAGAGGTACTGGATTCGATGGAAGTGACTGTTCTTCCAACCGTTCCAGGCGGCGAGGGATCTGCTGAAGCGCTTGCGGGTGTCGTCGGTGACGGCCTTGCAGTAAACATTAATGCGTCAGGAGCTGTTAAAGAAGCTGCCTATAAGCTTATTCTAGCTTTGAGTGGTCCTGAGGCTCAGAAAACAACGCTTAACGCAAGTCAGCTAGTCAGCTATAACATCAATCCAGACGAGAGCAAAGTATCCTCACTGTTCATTAAAGCTCATCAACTGTTGAAAGAGGTCAAGCTGACACCTGTCTACGATATTGCACTGACTTCTTCAGCAGCGGATGTCGTTAATAATGGCTTGCAGGAAGTTCTGCTTGGTGGAAAACCAGCAGATATAGCCAAGAAAATTCAAGATGCTCAAGCTAGAGCCTTGCTCAATCAATAG